In the genome of Bacillus sp. S3, one region contains:
- a CDS encoding type II secretion system F family protein yields MELVLELTVIVILATLLMYLLLSEYTKKRRMNNRMKEFLPSQQMKELVESQEKEPSVFKRFFLSIARMFNSVQFSERTEKLLVEAGSNLKPEEFFALRILAAAGIAIFTGLLGLPWYLFLFAAVIGFIIPKTIMKQKRKKRLTRANYQLIEVLGMMANSMRAGFSFMQAMQLVGKEFPDPLGPEFDRVVRQSGLGVPLDDVFEEMVGRLPNNELEVVVRAILAQRKSGGNLADLLETMEDTIRGRVRILEELRTLTAQGRMSSWIITLIPVGLALYLALVNREYFAPMLEHPLGWAMLFVASVSTILGWVFIQKIIRIEV; encoded by the coding sequence ATGGAGCTTGTACTTGAATTAACGGTGATTGTTATTTTGGCCACTCTTTTGATGTATTTATTATTAAGTGAATACACAAAGAAACGAAGAATGAACAACCGAATGAAAGAGTTTTTACCATCGCAGCAGATGAAAGAATTAGTGGAAAGTCAAGAAAAGGAACCGTCTGTCTTCAAGCGCTTCTTTCTTTCAATAGCAAGAATGTTTAACAGTGTTCAATTTAGTGAACGTACTGAGAAATTATTAGTAGAAGCCGGCAGCAACTTGAAACCGGAGGAATTTTTTGCATTGCGCATTCTTGCTGCAGCTGGGATTGCTATTTTTACCGGTTTACTAGGATTACCATGGTACTTGTTTCTCTTCGCTGCTGTTATAGGATTTATTATCCCAAAAACGATAATGAAGCAAAAACGAAAAAAGCGATTGACCCGAGCCAATTATCAATTAATCGAAGTGCTGGGGATGATGGCGAATTCAATGCGGGCAGGTTTCAGTTTTATGCAGGCGATGCAGCTTGTAGGCAAGGAATTCCCCGACCCGCTTGGCCCGGAATTTGACCGTGTTGTCCGCCAATCAGGCCTTGGTGTTCCACTCGATGATGTGTTTGAGGAAATGGTCGGAAGACTGCCGAATAATGAGCTGGAAGTAGTCGTAAGGGCAATTCTTGCTCAAAGAAAAAGCGGCGGTAACTTAGCCGACCTGTTGGAAACAATGGAGGATACGATTAGAGGCAGGGTTCGTATATTAGAGGAGCTACGCACCTTGACAGCGCAGGGAAGGATGTCCTCTTGGATTATTACCTTAATTCCTGTTGGCCTCGCATTATATTTAGCATTAGTCAATCGGGAATATTTTGCCCCGATGCTTGAGCACCCGCTAGGATGGGCGATGCTGTTTGTTGCCTCAGTTTCGACGATTCTAGGTTGGGTATTTATTCAAAAAATTATCCGAATAGAGGTGTAA